From a single Edaphobacter acidisoli genomic region:
- a CDS encoding HK97 gp10 family phage protein: protein MAEMEMDFRGFDALGAKMSALGEEITGATAVRMVRAGATVFRQEMVERAPVLDKKTTGSDSLEPGAMKAGIRILIPKNAVPVEGHIGPKPSLQRVAHDVEYGHREIHGGSLTLLGNGKTRGTGVAGEDVPPHPFVRPAFEAAQGSAEEAMMHVLDEVIGENDAK, encoded by the coding sequence ATGGCAGAGATGGAGATGGATTTTCGTGGTTTCGATGCCCTCGGTGCAAAGATGAGCGCATTGGGCGAGGAAATCACCGGCGCAACCGCCGTTCGCATGGTGCGGGCCGGGGCTACGGTGTTTCGGCAGGAGATGGTGGAGCGTGCGCCCGTGCTGGATAAGAAGACAACGGGAAGCGATTCGCTCGAACCGGGCGCGATGAAGGCTGGTATCCGCATTCTGATACCGAAGAATGCCGTTCCGGTCGAAGGGCATATTGGACCAAAGCCGAGTCTGCAGCGCGTTGCGCATGACGTGGAATATGGCCACCGCGAAATTCACGGCGGCTCGCTGACGTTGTTGGGAAATGGTAAGACGCGCGGAACCGGCGTTGCCGGTGAAGATGTACCGCCTCATCCATTCGTGCGGCCAGCGTTTGAAGCGGCGCAGGGAAGCGCGGAAGAGGCCATGATGCATGTCCTGGATGAAGTGATTGGAGAAAACGATGCCAAATAA
- a CDS encoding phage tail tube protein: MAYKNSKAQAAINMLVSIGPDAPDYTGNPISITGSTTTSSASVTAVSSTVGLYAGQPISGTGIPTGTTIASIGSGTLTLSQDATATGSAVALSVVPFVPIYEMKQTPVSGQKWDVEDITNFQSGENKEWLKTLLDTGKVALQGNRVSTDPGQTLLKAAFLDQRAFMFQIIFPMAQGQTTSGDTVVFAALVEQYDETVTVGKSITVSVSLQRTGQPTYTEGS; the protein is encoded by the coding sequence ATGGCATACAAGAACAGCAAGGCGCAGGCAGCAATCAATATGCTGGTTTCCATCGGTCCGGACGCGCCGGACTATACCGGCAATCCCATCAGCATTACCGGCTCGACGACCACCTCCAGCGCGTCGGTCACTGCGGTGTCGAGCACGGTGGGCCTCTATGCGGGTCAGCCTATCTCCGGTACGGGCATTCCTACCGGCACAACGATTGCCAGCATCGGCTCCGGCACGTTGACGCTCTCGCAGGACGCGACGGCGACGGGCTCGGCGGTGGCGCTCAGCGTGGTCCCGTTCGTCCCCATCTATGAGATGAAGCAGACGCCGGTGAGCGGGCAGAAGTGGGATGTCGAAGACATTACCAACTTCCAGTCCGGCGAAAACAAGGAATGGCTGAAGACGCTGCTCGATACCGGCAAGGTTGCCCTGCAGGGGAACCGGGTGTCGACCGATCCCGGCCAGACGCTGCTGAAGGCCGCTTTCCTCGATCAGCGGGCATTCATGTTCCAGATTATCTTCCCGATGGCGCAGGGCCAGACCACCTCCGGCGATACCGTGGTGTTTGCCGCACTCGTCGAGCAGTACGACGAGACGGTGACGGTCGGCAAGTCCATCACCGTTTCGGTCAGCCTGCAGCGCACTGGACAGCCGACTTATACCGAGGGCAGCTAG
- a CDS encoding phage head closure protein — translation MATWPFPWHRNRNPFVIPPGSLRYQVSVQAQSTTQDSLGGQTETWATILTCMAAIETISQREAYQEGQFSAQVTHRVSMYWPGVSLVIQGGMRVLFGSRILLIQTPENVQERNRVLHLHCLEINGAQ, via the coding sequence ATGGCGACTTGGCCCTTTCCATGGCATAGGAATCGCAATCCTTTTGTGATTCCGCCGGGCTCGCTGCGCTATCAGGTTTCGGTGCAGGCGCAGTCCACGACGCAGGATTCGCTCGGCGGCCAGACGGAGACGTGGGCCACGATCCTCACGTGCATGGCGGCGATCGAGACGATCTCGCAGCGTGAGGCCTATCAGGAAGGGCAGTTTTCTGCGCAGGTAACGCATCGCGTCTCGATGTATTGGCCAGGAGTCAGCCTTGTGATTCAAGGGGGAATGCGCGTGCTGTTTGGAAGCCGCATTCTTCTGATTCAAACGCCGGAGAACGTGCAGGAGCGCAACCGTGTGCTGCACCTGCATTGCCTTGAGATCAATGGAGCGCAATAG
- a CDS encoding phage head-tail connector protein translates to MNEIIQIAAPLAEPVSVAEMMLQLGLGTPADSTLNSQLTSQLTTLLLAARQYCENYTRTAFMTQTWLLQRDSWPFVDGRYRTGGAFNAAFRLPKPPFQSIAFMRYVDVDGNIQPLTQSTDYGSNPNDPIYGYQLDPGSDTRPARLLPPWAKPWPPLRYVANAVMVQFKCGYGGSVPASMAANSPILVGPVFNAGDVGQAVSVPGAGTAAANLVTTIASVDENGRATLAASATVAVTNVSAYVGQPVPESVRQAIKFMAAFFFQNGVDVDLPTPRIIAELLEMYRNRVA, encoded by the coding sequence TTGAACGAGATTATCCAAATCGCGGCACCGCTGGCAGAGCCGGTGTCGGTCGCGGAGATGATGTTGCAGCTTGGGCTTGGGACGCCGGCGGATTCCACGCTCAACAGCCAGCTCACGAGCCAACTGACGACGTTGCTACTGGCGGCACGCCAGTATTGCGAGAACTACACGCGCACTGCCTTCATGACGCAGACGTGGCTACTGCAGCGCGATAGCTGGCCCTTTGTTGATGGCCGCTATCGCACCGGCGGGGCTTTCAACGCAGCTTTTCGCCTGCCGAAGCCGCCATTCCAGTCGATTGCGTTTATGCGGTATGTCGACGTGGACGGAAATATCCAGCCGCTGACCCAGAGCACGGATTATGGCTCGAACCCCAACGATCCCATCTATGGGTATCAGCTCGATCCCGGCTCGGACACGAGGCCCGCGCGGTTACTGCCTCCGTGGGCCAAGCCGTGGCCGCCGCTCCGCTACGTGGCGAATGCGGTTATGGTGCAGTTCAAGTGCGGATACGGCGGCTCGGTTCCGGCGTCGATGGCAGCAAATTCCCCGATTCTGGTGGGCCCCGTCTTCAATGCCGGGGATGTTGGCCAGGCGGTGAGCGTGCCGGGCGCGGGCACTGCGGCAGCCAATCTGGTGACGACCATTGCTTCTGTTGACGAGAACGGGCGGGCAACGCTCGCAGCCAGCGCGACTGTTGCGGTGACCAATGTATCGGCTTATGTGGGACAGCCGGTGCCGGAGAGTGTTCGTCAGGCCATCAAGTTTATGGCTGCATTCTTCTTTCAGAACGGCGTCGACGTTGATCTTCCAACTCCGCGCATCATCGCGGAGCTGCTGGAAATGTACAGGAACCGGGTGGCATAG
- a CDS encoding phage major capsid protein, with translation MNIMQLVQKKAEALKKARALSTLAESENRDLTDAESAEFDALMASIKSYSTNIDRAAGLLEAERTAPTVDASATGAAGASAGHNRGEDKPWRNFGEFLGAVKATTIRGGHVTDPRLQAALGASETSDADGGFLVPTEQSTEIIDRVWNEGQVSGRADRTPMRTSRLTIPGVNEDSRLPGFRYGGIAVYREAEAALYNSSKPNFKLIELINNKLIGLLYATEELLEDTDALSAWASKTFPKAMAFTLDDECINGLGSGQFLGILNSGALVIVAKDSGQAAATITTSNILNMHAASLASGRKNSVWFINQNIESQLYALTIPGDMGTAVALYVQPGMRGNNDGGYGTILGHPVIPIEQAATLGTVGDIILADMDQYLIGERSGIRADSSIHVQFLTGQTAFRWMMRNDGKPKQKAPVTPYKGSQALSSFVAVATRS, from the coding sequence ATGAATATTATGCAATTGGTGCAGAAGAAGGCAGAGGCTCTGAAGAAGGCGAGGGCGTTGAGCACTCTGGCCGAGAGCGAGAACCGCGACCTGACCGATGCGGAGAGCGCGGAGTTTGACGCCCTGATGGCTTCAATCAAGTCGTACAGCACGAATATCGATCGCGCAGCGGGCCTGCTGGAAGCAGAGCGAACTGCTCCCACCGTGGATGCGTCCGCGACCGGAGCGGCTGGCGCTTCCGCTGGCCATAACCGTGGCGAAGACAAGCCGTGGCGGAACTTTGGCGAGTTCCTTGGTGCGGTCAAGGCGACGACCATCCGTGGCGGACACGTCACCGACCCACGTCTGCAGGCGGCGCTCGGAGCGAGCGAGACCTCGGACGCGGACGGCGGCTTTCTGGTTCCGACGGAGCAGTCGACGGAGATCATCGACCGGGTGTGGAACGAGGGTCAGGTTTCGGGCCGCGCTGACCGCACGCCGATGAGGACTTCTCGCCTGACGATCCCTGGCGTGAACGAAGACAGCCGGTTGCCCGGCTTCCGGTATGGCGGCATCGCCGTCTACCGCGAGGCGGAAGCTGCGCTGTATAACTCGTCGAAGCCGAACTTCAAACTGATCGAACTGATCAACAACAAGCTGATCGGGCTGCTCTACGCGACGGAAGAGTTGCTGGAGGATACCGATGCGCTTTCGGCGTGGGCATCCAAAACCTTCCCGAAGGCGATGGCGTTCACGCTTGATGATGAGTGCATCAACGGGCTGGGCTCCGGGCAGTTCCTCGGCATCCTGAATTCGGGCGCGCTGGTCATAGTGGCCAAGGATTCCGGTCAGGCTGCCGCGACGATCACCACGAGCAACATCCTCAACATGCACGCGGCCAGCCTGGCAAGCGGGCGCAAGAACTCGGTGTGGTTCATCAACCAGAACATTGAGTCGCAACTCTATGCGCTGACGATTCCGGGCGATATGGGCACGGCAGTCGCGCTGTATGTGCAGCCGGGGATGCGTGGCAACAACGATGGCGGTTACGGCACGATTCTCGGTCATCCGGTCATCCCGATTGAGCAGGCAGCAACGCTGGGAACCGTCGGCGACATCATTCTCGCCGATATGGACCAGTACCTCATCGGCGAGCGGTCCGGCATTCGCGCGGATTCATCGATCCACGTGCAGTTCCTCACCGGCCAGACGGCCTTCCGCTGGATGATGCGCAACGATGGTAAGCCGAAGCAGAAGGCTCCCGTGACCCCGTACAAGGGCTCGCAGGCGCTCAGCTCCTTCGTTGCCGTCGCCACCCGCTCGTAA
- a CDS encoding S49 family peptidase — MTLYESVRKAMYGQVWAMRPENLKALEALVRVGAARSVLGATEEAILAAALGIQAARSARLASGAKGSVAVIPVYGTVSRFGWGASTLQLAGQLRQAVGDPNVGAIVLDIDSPGGTVEGVDELASEIRAARGQKKIIACTGGMCASAAYYLASACSEIVVAPSALIGSVGVYSIHEDDSQYLDNLGIRVTLISYGENKTNGNPYEPLGDGARQDMQQMVDDFGGMFEAAVAKGRKTSQANVHATYGQGKVFGAKQAVKIGMADTVATLDEVLARYGAVIQGASSPYGLVSGEVLAGEKKTKRVDGEDLEKSAFAYQGSEKTEDWHLPIEFSTDEKTEAHIRDAISRWSETEMPDAEEKKRARARIKAAAKKHGIEVSDDSLASADGASIEAAHARYRRQLELAGA; from the coding sequence ATGACGCTATATGAGAGTGTCCGCAAGGCGATGTATGGGCAGGTATGGGCGATGCGGCCCGAGAACTTGAAGGCCCTGGAGGCGCTGGTGCGCGTTGGCGCGGCCCGCAGCGTATTGGGAGCCACGGAAGAAGCAATTCTTGCCGCGGCACTTGGCATCCAGGCTGCACGCTCGGCGCGGCTGGCCAGCGGAGCGAAGGGCAGCGTTGCGGTAATTCCCGTCTATGGAACGGTCTCGCGGTTTGGTTGGGGCGCGTCCACGCTGCAGCTCGCTGGGCAGCTTCGGCAGGCTGTAGGCGATCCGAATGTCGGAGCGATTGTGCTCGATATCGACTCGCCCGGAGGGACGGTCGAAGGCGTCGACGAACTTGCCAGCGAGATCCGCGCAGCGCGCGGCCAGAAAAAGATCATCGCATGCACCGGCGGCATGTGTGCTTCCGCCGCATATTATCTTGCATCAGCGTGTAGCGAGATTGTTGTGGCGCCTTCTGCGCTGATCGGCTCCGTCGGCGTCTATTCGATTCACGAGGACGATTCGCAATATCTCGACAATCTAGGCATCAGAGTCACGCTGATCAGTTACGGCGAGAACAAGACCAATGGAAACCCCTATGAACCGTTGGGCGACGGCGCCCGGCAGGATATGCAGCAGATGGTCGATGACTTTGGCGGCATGTTTGAGGCGGCGGTGGCGAAGGGCCGCAAGACATCGCAGGCCAATGTGCATGCGACCTACGGGCAAGGCAAGGTCTTTGGCGCGAAGCAAGCCGTGAAGATCGGCATGGCGGACACCGTGGCGACGCTCGACGAAGTGCTGGCGCGCTATGGCGCCGTGATTCAGGGCGCAAGTTCGCCCTATGGGTTGGTGAGCGGCGAGGTTTTAGCCGGTGAGAAGAAGACCAAGCGAGTCGATGGCGAAGATCTTGAAAAATCGGCTTTTGCTTATCAGGGATCGGAAAAAACAGAAGACTGGCATCTGCCCATCGAGTTCTCGACAGACGAAAAGACCGAGGCGCACATTCGCGATGCGATTTCGCGTTGGAGTGAGACGGAGATGCCCGACGCGGAAGAAAAGAAGCGCGCGCGCGCCCGCATCAAGGCGGCGGCGAAGAAGCATGGCATCGAGGTCAGCGACGACAGCCTGGCTTCGGCTGACGGAGCCTCTATCGAGGCAGCGCATGCGCGGTATCGGCGTCAATTGGAGCTTGCTGGCGCCTAG